Part of the Pseudomonas lijiangensis genome is shown below.
CATTCCCGCGGCTGCGGCACAACGTCACGCCCGCTCTCCGGAACAAATGGCACTGGGCGCAAGCCTTATTGGCGTGACGGCTGTGTGTATTGGGCTATCGTTGTCATGGTTCAAGGACACCCCGGCCGGACCGTCTATTGTGGTATCCGCTGCGGCTCTGTTCTTGCTCAGCTTTGTTCTCCCCAAGCGAGCGGTGTAGACTTGCTCGTTTTTTGCGCAACTTAGAGAATCGCAGGAATGAAGCCTCTCGCCTCCCGTTATCTGCTGCTTTTCGCATTTTCCATCCTGTTGGGTGCCTGCCAGAGTGCCCCGACTGTTGAAACGCCTGTGGCCGAAGCTCAGCCAGACGGGTTCGCTCAGCTGGAGCAAAGCATTACCAGCAATGAATTGGCGACGGCCGAAGAGCAATTGGCGACCCTGCAGGCTGCAGCACCTACTGACATCCGTCTGGAGCCCTTTCAGCGCAGACTGGCTGAAGCCTATCTGAGCCGCAGCCAGATAGGCCTGCAGAAAGGCGACATGAATGCCGCTGCTGCGGCATTGAGCCGTGCTCGTGCGCTGATGCCCAAGGCACCGGCGCTGACCAGCGGGGTCAATGGCGCCATTGCTCATGCCCGCAAGGCAGAGCTGGAAAAAGCCGAAGCTGAATTGCGCGCTGCTGAAGCCAGGCGCGTTGCGAAGCTGATCGACCCGGACGCCGAAAGCACCACCATCGATTTGAAAATCGGTGACATGCCGCAATTGCGTCGCCAACTGGATGCGATTGCCTCCGATACAGTGGCATTCAATTGCGAAGTCCTGTTGCAGGTTCCCCGCACCGACGATTACCCATGGCTGGCGACTCTGCTGACCAAGCGGGTGGTCAAGATCAATCCTGACTTTGAGCTGGAGTTGCGCCGTCAGATCGAGCGCAATGAGTCAGCGCAGATTGTTTTGACCCCGGCCAAGCCTGTTCGCGAATAAGCGGCGCGCCAGTACTCCTGCAAGCCTGAGATGCTTTTTCTGTGGGAGCGGATTCATCCGCGAGACGTTCTTGAGGATGTACGGGCGTCTCGCGAATGAGCGGAGCGCCGCCCGATTCGCTCCCACTGGCTGAACCTCAATCAGGCAGGTACAGCCTTGGCTTTCGGCTCTCGATCCCACACCCGATGCTGGGCAATCGCCTTGAAGAAAGCATCGTATGAGCTGCCCGTCACCACCAGCAATCCGGCGTCCTGATCCAGATGCAGCAGATCCTGCAACGTCTTCGCATCGCCAGCCAGCGCGATAGCCTTGAGGTGTTTGTAGGCTTCCAGCACGAAATGCAAGGCAACCCCGTCAGTGCTCAAGGCTTTTATCGAGTCCTTGCCGCCCGGGATGAATACCGCATCGAACGCCACTGAAGGCAGACCCTCCATCGAAGCATCCACTGCCAGGCTCTTGCCGTCGGCTGTGACCACAGGCGCCGAAGTCGGCCCCAGCACTTTGCCGTGGGCACCTTCGGCCTGCAGAGCCGCTTTCAAGGCCTCGACGGCTTTTGCGTCCACGCCATTGGCTACCAGAATGGCGACCTTGCGCGAAGCAATGTCGCCCGAGAGCAGATTGGCTTGGCTCAATGCTGGCGACTGCTTGATAGACGAAGCTCTGGCAGGCACTGTCCCGGCTTTTGGCGCAGGCAGGCCGAGGTTCTGTGCAACGCGACCGGCCAGCTCAAGATCGATGTTGGCCAGAATCTCGTTCACTGTCCGTGCCCGGATATATTCACGTTCCACCTTGCCCAGCTCGAAGCTGTAAGCCGAGATGATGTGTTCTTTCTCGTGCTTGCTCATGCTCTGGAAGAACAGCGTGGCCTGGGAGAAGTGATCGCCAAAGGACTCGCTGCGCTCGCGTATCTTGTGCGCATCGATGCGTTCCGGGTACGACTCGAAACCACCGTCCTCTGCCGCGACAGGGGTTTCCTTCGGCCAGCCACCATCGATGGAGTTCGGCTCGTAGGACGTGCGGCCCTTGTGGATCGTCGTGCGATGTTGCGCATCGCGCTGCCCGTTATGGTTGGGCGCGACCGGCCGGTTGATCGGGATCTCGTGGAAGTTCGGCCCGCCCAGGCGGCTGATCTGGGTGTCGGTGTAGGAGAACAGTCGGCCTTGCAGCAGCGGGTCATTGGAGAAGTCGATGCCCGGCACGATATGACCCGGGCAGAACGCGACCTGCTCGGTTTCGGCAAAGAAGTTGTCCGGGTTGCGGTTGAGCACCATCTTGCCCAGGGGCGTCACCGGCACCAGCTCTTCTGGAATGATCTTGGTGGGGTCCAGCAGATCGAAGTCGAAGTTATGTTCATCTTCTTCGGCAACAATCTGTACGCCAAGCTCCCACTCGGGGTAGTCGCCCATTTCAATGGATTCCCACAGGTCCCGGCGATGGAAGTCGGTGTCCTTGCCTGCCAGCTTCTGGGCTTCATCCCAGACCAGCGAGCAGACGCCGTATTTGGGTTTCCAGTGAAACTTCACGAAGGTCGATTTGCCTTCGGTATTGATCAGGCGAAAGGTGTGGACACCGAAACCCTGCATGGTGCGCAGGCTTTTCGGAATGGCGCGGTCGGACATGGTCCACAGCACCATGTGCGCCGATTCCGGCACCAGCGATACAAAGTCCCAGAAGGTGTCGTGAGCCGAACCACCGGTTGGGATTTCGTTGTGCGGTTCTGGCTTCACGGCATGCACGAAGTCCGGAAACTTGATGGCATCCTGAATGAAAAAAACCGGCATGTTGTTGCCAACCAGGTCGAAATTGCCTTCATCGGTGTAGAACTTCACCGCAAAACCGCGAACATCCCGCACCGTGTCGCCCGATCCCCGTGGCCCTTGCACGGTGGAGAAGCGCACGAACACCGGGGTTTTCTTGCCCGGGTCGCGAAGGAAGCCGGCCTTGCTCAAGGTGGCGTGATCGTCGTAGCTCTGGAAGTAACCATGCGCCGCAGTACCCCGTGCATGAACGATACGTTCCGGGATGCGCTCATGGTCAAAGTGAGTGATCTTCTCGCGCATGATGAAGTCTTCAAGCAACGAAGGACCCCGGCTGCCGGTTTTCAGCGTGTTCTGGTTATCGGCGATCCTGACGCCCTGATTGGTGCGCAGTGCCTGTTGCGTTGCATCGGAGCGAAACGGTTCGAGGCTTTCCAGTTTCTCGTTGGTATTGCCTCGATCAAGGGTGTCTGTTCCTGCCAGTTCGCTTTTGGGTGTATCGCTGACTGGCGGCTTTTTCGGGCTAGACATCGGGTGCGTCTCCTCATTCCCTGGCCCTGACTTCATGTCGGGCTCTTTGATCCAGTTCCCTTGGCAAGCCACGGGAATCACGGTGTTAAAGGAGTGACCTGTCTGGCAAAGTGCCGTTCAGTAAATTTTCCGGTCAGTAGCACCACCGGTCGCGTTATGCCAATTCAACATGGATGCTGGCAAATAAATGCTAAGCAGTGCTTTGCGGACAGGCTAAAATGCGCGCCCGGCTTACCCCGCCGAGGTAACGAAGCAAGTGACTTTCTTGTCACTGCGCTGATTTTTTAACGCGCCCCCACAAGGTTCGCTCCGTGATCGAGTTTCATAACGTCCATAAAACCTATCGGGTTGCAGGCAAGGATATTCCGGCCCTGCATCCCACCAGCCTGCGTGTCGAAGACGGCCAGGTATACGGCCTGATCGGCCATTCCGGCGCCGGCAAAAGTACTTTGCTGCGCCTGATCAACCGCCTTGAAACCCCGAGTGGCGGGCAGATAGTGGTCGACGGCGAAGATGTCACGGCACTGGACGCCAACGGCCTTCGGCGTTTCCGTCAGCAGGTCGGGATGATTTTCCAGCATTTCAACCTGCTGTCCTCCAAGACCGTTGCCGACAACGTGGCCATGCCGCTGACACTGGCGGGCACTATGTCCCGCGACCAGATCGATCAGCGAGTGGCCGAGCTGCTGGAGCGTGTCGGTCTGTCCGACCATGCCAGAAAGTACCCGGCGCAACTGTCTGGCGGGCAGAAGCAGCGCGTCGGCATTGCCCGCGCCCTGGCGACCAAGCCCAAGATCCTGCTGTGCGATGAAGCCACCAGCGCCCTGGACCCGCAGACCACTGCGTCGGTGTTGCAGTTGCTGGCCGAGATCAATCGCGAGTTGAAACTGACCATCGTGCTCATCACCCATGAAATGGACGTGATCCGCCGTGTCTGCGATCAGGTGGCCGTGATGGACGCCGGTGTGATCGTCGAACAGGGCAATGTGGCCGATGTGTTCCTGCACCCGCAGCATCCGACCACCAAGCGCTTCGTCCAGGAGGATGAGCAGGTCGACGAGAACGAGCAGCGTGACGACTTTGCCCATGTGCAGGGCCGCATCGTGCGCCTGACCTTCCAGGGCGATGCCACTTACGCGCCGCTGCTGGGCACCGTCGCCCGGGAAACCGGCGTGGACTACAGCATCCTGGCGGGCCGTATCGACCGCATCAAGGACACACCTTACGGGCAACTGACGCTGGCCATCACTGGCGGCGACATGGAGGCCGCCTTCACCCGCTTCACCGCCGCTGACGTTCATATGGAGGTGCTGCGCTGATGGACGCTTTCCTGAATCTGTTTTCCAACGTCGACTGGTATGAAATCTGGGTCGCCACGGGCGATACCCTGATCATGCTCAGTGTCTCGCTGGGTTTCACCATCCTGTTGGGCCTGCCTCTGGGCGTGCTGATGTTCCTGACCTCGCCGCGCCAGTTGCTGGAACACAAGCAGCTGTATGCGACGGTCGGGTTGATCGTCAACATGCTGCGCGCCCTGCCCTTCATCATCCTGCTGATCGTGATGATGCCGCTGACCGAGATCATCACCGGCACGTCGCTGGGCATTCTCGGTACGCTGCCGCCGCTGATTGCCGGTGCCACGCCGTTCTTTGCCCGTCTGGTGGAAACCGCCTTGCGTGAAGTGGACAAAGGCATCATCGAAGCGACCCAGGCCATGGGCGCCACGACCCGGCAGATCATCCTCAAGGCGCTGCTGCCCGAGGCGCGTCCCGGCATTCTGGCTGCCATTACCGTGACTGCCATTGCGCTGGTGTCCTTCACTGCCATGGCGGGTGCCGTGGGTGCTGGCGGGCTGGGTGACCTGGCGATCCGCTACGGTTATCAGCGCTTCCAGAACGACGTGATGTTCGTGACGGTCGTATTGTTGCTGGTGCTGGTGCAGATTCTGCAAACCGTCGGCGACAAGCTGGTCGCGCACTTCACCCATCGTTAACCGAATTTGTTGGTTGGGCCTGCTTGGTGCGGGCCTCATAAAAGGAGCTGTTGCATGAAAAAACTATTGGCCGTATTTGCCGCCGTTACAGCATTGTCCGCACAGGCCAACGAAACCCTGAGCATCGCCGCGACTGCTGTCCCGCAGGCCGAGATTCTGGAATTCATCAAGCCAACACTGGCCAAGGAAGGCGTGGACCTGAAAATCAAGGTCTTCACCGACTACATCCAGCCGAACGTGCAGGTTGCCGAAAAGCGCCTGGACGCCAACTTCTTCCAGCACCAGCCGTACCTGGATGAGTTCAACAAGGGCAAGGGCACCAACCTGGTCACCGTTGCCAAGGTTCACGTAGAGCCCTTCGGTGCCTACTCGGACAAGTACAAGAAACTGGAAGACCTGCCAAGCGGTGCCACCGTCGCACTGCCAAACGATGCTACCAACGAAGGCCGTGCCTTCCTGTTGCTGGCCAAGGCTGGTCTGATCACCCTCAAGGACCCGAGCAGCATCCTGGCCACGCCTAAAGACGTTGCCAGCAACCCGAAGAACCTGAAGTTCCGTGAGCTGGAAGCCGCCACCCTGCCGCGCGTGCTGACCCAGGTGGATCTGGCGCTGATCAACACCAACTATGCGCTGGGTGCCAAGCTCGATCCAACCAAGGATGCGCTGGTGATCGAAGGTGCCGAGTCGCCTTACGCCAACATTCTGGTTGCCCGCCCGGACAACAAGGATTCGGACGCCATCAAGAAACTGGCTGCTGCGCTGAACACCCCGGAAGTGAAAGCGTTCCTCGTCGAGAAGTACAAAGGCGCTGTGGTTCCGGCGTTCTAAAACCGGAACCCTGTGGGAGATCACCCGCCGCCCGCCGCGCTGTCGCGCAGCAAACAGGTAGGAGCGCGCTTGCCCTGGGCGGCACTCCGACGACCGGCTGCGTAGCAGTCGTAAATTTGCGAGCGCTTCGCACTCGGTCGCGGGCAAGCGCGCTCCTTGTATGGCAACTATCGACATTTCTGGTGTCGATAGTTCTCGACTGATCATCGAGGGAGGGCCAAGAAGCTGTCGCGCTCCTAAGGCCCAGAGCCTGCAATACGTAGATTGAGCTCTGGCCCTCCACCCTCACTCAGCAAGTCCGAACGGTATCTGGTGCCCGTCAGTGACGTGAGCACGTATTGAATTGCAAGGCTGGACAGAGTGCAGCTCGATCATCACCCAACTGAT
Proteins encoded:
- a CDS encoding PA5502 family lipoprotein; translated protein: MKPLASRYLLLFAFSILLGACQSAPTVETPVAEAQPDGFAQLEQSITSNELATAEEQLATLQAAAPTDIRLEPFQRRLAEAYLSRSQIGLQKGDMNAAAAALSRARALMPKAPALTSGVNGAIAHARKAELEKAEAELRAAEARRVAKLIDPDAESTTIDLKIGDMPQLRRQLDAIASDTVAFNCEVLLQVPRTDDYPWLATLLTKRVVKINPDFELELRRQIERNESAQIVLTPAKPVRE
- the katE gene encoding catalase HPII — protein: MKSGPGNEETHPMSSPKKPPVSDTPKSELAGTDTLDRGNTNEKLESLEPFRSDATQQALRTNQGVRIADNQNTLKTGSRGPSLLEDFIMREKITHFDHERIPERIVHARGTAAHGYFQSYDDHATLSKAGFLRDPGKKTPVFVRFSTVQGPRGSGDTVRDVRGFAVKFYTDEGNFDLVGNNMPVFFIQDAIKFPDFVHAVKPEPHNEIPTGGSAHDTFWDFVSLVPESAHMVLWTMSDRAIPKSLRTMQGFGVHTFRLINTEGKSTFVKFHWKPKYGVCSLVWDEAQKLAGKDTDFHRRDLWESIEMGDYPEWELGVQIVAEEDEHNFDFDLLDPTKIIPEELVPVTPLGKMVLNRNPDNFFAETEQVAFCPGHIVPGIDFSNDPLLQGRLFSYTDTQISRLGGPNFHEIPINRPVAPNHNGQRDAQHRTTIHKGRTSYEPNSIDGGWPKETPVAAEDGGFESYPERIDAHKIRERSESFGDHFSQATLFFQSMSKHEKEHIISAYSFELGKVEREYIRARTVNEILANIDLELAGRVAQNLGLPAPKAGTVPARASSIKQSPALSQANLLSGDIASRKVAILVANGVDAKAVEALKAALQAEGAHGKVLGPTSAPVVTADGKSLAVDASMEGLPSVAFDAVFIPGGKDSIKALSTDGVALHFVLEAYKHLKAIALAGDAKTLQDLLHLDQDAGLLVVTGSSYDAFFKAIAQHRVWDREPKAKAVPA
- a CDS encoding methionine ABC transporter ATP-binding protein is translated as MIEFHNVHKTYRVAGKDIPALHPTSLRVEDGQVYGLIGHSGAGKSTLLRLINRLETPSGGQIVVDGEDVTALDANGLRRFRQQVGMIFQHFNLLSSKTVADNVAMPLTLAGTMSRDQIDQRVAELLERVGLSDHARKYPAQLSGGQKQRVGIARALATKPKILLCDEATSALDPQTTASVLQLLAEINRELKLTIVLITHEMDVIRRVCDQVAVMDAGVIVEQGNVADVFLHPQHPTTKRFVQEDEQVDENEQRDDFAHVQGRIVRLTFQGDATYAPLLGTVARETGVDYSILAGRIDRIKDTPYGQLTLAITGGDMEAAFTRFTAADVHMEVLR
- a CDS encoding methionine ABC transporter permease, coding for MDAFLNLFSNVDWYEIWVATGDTLIMLSVSLGFTILLGLPLGVLMFLTSPRQLLEHKQLYATVGLIVNMLRALPFIILLIVMMPLTEIITGTSLGILGTLPPLIAGATPFFARLVETALREVDKGIIEATQAMGATTRQIILKALLPEARPGILAAITVTAIALVSFTAMAGAVGAGGLGDLAIRYGYQRFQNDVMFVTVVLLLVLVQILQTVGDKLVAHFTHR
- a CDS encoding MetQ/NlpA family ABC transporter substrate-binding protein — its product is MKKLLAVFAAVTALSAQANETLSIAATAVPQAEILEFIKPTLAKEGVDLKIKVFTDYIQPNVQVAEKRLDANFFQHQPYLDEFNKGKGTNLVTVAKVHVEPFGAYSDKYKKLEDLPSGATVALPNDATNEGRAFLLLAKAGLITLKDPSSILATPKDVASNPKNLKFRELEAATLPRVLTQVDLALINTNYALGAKLDPTKDALVIEGAESPYANILVARPDNKDSDAIKKLAAALNTPEVKAFLVEKYKGAVVPAF